The DNA region TACCGGTGATAATCGCTCCCGGATGAAGAGAATTTGCAGTAATATCTACTCCTTCTTCCTGATCAAGATGCAAAGATTAATATTGAGCATACTATTGTATACCACAGACACCTAATGAAGAAAAATCAAAGGGACATCTATAGGAGTATATCCTAATTACATATAAGATATATTTTCTAATCTGAATGTAGTTTCTCTTATACCTAGATTCTCCTATACCATCTTTTCTCATAAATAAATGAAAGGAAAGTcatcaaaatgaaaaaaaatgagagCAGTTGTCATATCTATATTTCATAGATATGTATAGTTTCCAATAACTAGTAACTACTGAAGAAATTTATCTTGTAGAACCAGTGAGGTATAGGGATTAGAAAGAGTAGTGCACAGAAGATAAATACTGCTAAAATAATTTAAAGTAATTCAATAAATAACTATTTTGGTGTATTAAATTACTCTCGCAATTTCGACCCATATGTGGTGAAGGCCAAAGGTCTCCTCTCCAAGGGTGCTGCTCATAAGGATCGAATTTTCGACCTAGGGGTTCAAACAACCACGTTGGACCACTGCGACCAGCAGCCATTGGATCCATGAATAAAATGCTATAACTCCTTACGGAACAATGAACATAGTGAGGAGATATAATATAAGAACAAAATGTGGACAACAAAAATTTGATATCTCCAACCTAACCATACAAAACCAGACAGAACATCAACCTCAGAAGTTCACCAGTTCATTGTTCAACTGGTTCATCCAAACTGAcctttgaaaattgaaattgaataaaataaaaatatattaaaaaattatttaaaatattagatATAGGATCTAATAATGTTTAACATATAAAGACTTCTTGTAGCATTAACTTCCCTAAAGACAATGAAAAGAACAAATGTGTCTTCAGGGACATCTGTTTCTCAGTAATCTCGGCCAAAATTTTAAGGAAATTAAATGGAGCCAATAGTGCTAACTTTTAATGGCCATCACTAACCAGCTAAAATGCGTCACTTtgcttaaaaataaaaacttttagCAACTTCTTCACTAGAATAACCACTTTATCACATTAAAGTACGATAAATGTCAACTAACCTTGAGACGTCTTCCAAGTTCATAGGCATGTAAAATGTTAGCAAGCTTTGATTGACCATATGCCTTCCATCTCTGGTAGCTGTACACAAAGAAAGGAAACAAAAATGATGATATATACAAAAGTCTGTACTCTGTACGACTTAGAGCCCGTTTGGATGCAAGTCAAAGAACACTTATTGGAACTTACTTCTTGTTTGGATACGGATTAAAGACCACTTATTAGAGCTTATCAACAAGAAAAATCACTGGATAATTTCCAGTAAGTGTTCTTTGGTCCACATCAAAACAAACTCTTAGTGCTTTTTTTAGTAGAGAAGCTTCAATAGCGCTCTTCAGTCCGTATCCAAATAGACTCTTATTCCATGGGCATTAAAATTAATATCAGCAGGTTTTCTGTACTACAGACTTTTTAATCTGATACCTTCCATAAGAGGCAGGTGACAACAAATTTATACAAATCAAGTTAGCAATGTAACACCTTAAGTGACATATAGGCACAAAAAAAGAATAACTCAACCTTCAAAATCTACAATAACATTTCTTTATATAGCTGTATTTTCAATGGAACTAAAACTGGGTTTCCCAATAGTCTGTGCTTAGGCTACATCTTACCTTGACTCATCattaattttatcaaaagaGATTCCTTCAGGATATATATAACGGTGACCATCAGAGGATAGATTAACAATTCTTCCCTCTTTCTTGCTTTCACGTGCTGTTTTCCGCATAGTATCCAATAGAAGATTTGTTAAAAGAAAATGACCTGTGGAATTATGAGAAAAACAAAGTATTAAGATTCCTTTCATGTCTTCTCAGTCTGCATTTAAAAGAACATTGGAAAAATTATTTGCAGTTCTATATAAACTACCAACCACTGCTAATTATATAAACTTACAGTTTGAGAGTTGAGACAGATCATGAATAAGAGTATAAGGTTAAAAGATAGATTTCATGTATTAATGATTTACAACCCCTATCCTTTCccaaagaaagagaagaaagacaGAGAGAGAAGTTTCTTATGTATGTGATGCAACAGGACCAAGGTCTGAAAGAAAATAGATCATATTCCCAAAGCTCCCTAGAAAAATTCTCAGTGTCAATGTGTTTTTGTCTACCACGATTTACATGTGAAGGTCACTCATAAAAGAGTACATGTTACCAGATATCAGACTTTTCCTACATACCTAAGTGATTAGTGGCAAACTGTAGTTCAATGTTGTCTTTGGACAGTGTGAAAGGCGCTGCACAAATTCCTGCATTGTTTCTAAGAATTACAACAAACAAACCAGAAAAACATTAGTTCTCCTGTATATTTTTTCTCAAATGATCAAAATTTAGGTATATACATGAATAAGGAGAGTAATTGAAAACTGTACTGAAAACATCATTGAGTGGCTTAAAAATGTAGAACATTGACAATAATGTAGCTCATGTATTCTTCTTACATGAGGATGTTCAATGGAAGACCAGAAGAATTAAACTCTGATACAAATTTCCGGATTGAATCCATTGAACTAAGATCTAGCTCCATTGCTTCAACTTTAGCTGTGGGAATCTCCTTAATTATTGCTTCTTTGAGATTTTTTCCAGCAATCATATTTCTTACCCCCATAATCACATGAACACCTCGCAGTGCAAGAACTCTTGCAGTCTCAGTGCCAATACCATGGGTTGTTCCTGTTATGAGAATGTCCACCAGCAACAAAAATATGCAAATAATTAACTTTGATGATGATAAAAAGAATGTAGACTCCAGTACATATACCAAGCCAAAACAAATAggtgctgtggtaccttaaggcttaagccagattaaggcgtggtacccagaatgatataaattaatagaaaaataatacaatttgaacttaaaagaaaatgatggaTGAAGATTTGCAAGGTTCAACATAGGTGAGGCATGAAGAAAGAAGATCCTGACAAGAAAGGATTTTAGATGATCtctcaaagttgaaatttaaACATAAAACCTTAGTTTTTCAAATCATGCATTGAACAATATAAACAAACTTAAATACAATATGTTATTAGTTCATTGAGTCATGAAACTTAAATTCTTAAAAATTGCAACAATAAATCATCCATtctttttaagaaaataacaaaattataacttaaagtAATATATGAGGTACCACACCCGAAAAAAAAtatgggtaccacagaattcaccAAATAACTTGTTCAAAGAACTTCTTACTATTGTCCCAGCCAATTGCAAGAATGAAGCAGGATATAAACAAAGTTGGTCTTTGAAACTTCACCTTAATTTTTCTATTTCATCTCTCAAAGTTTCTAAGTCAAAATTAAGAACTATAGCTATGTGGTTCATTAAAGTATAGACATTAAGTTCTTCCTTGTGAATCCAATTGTAATTTACTTCTATGAGTGAGAATTATAAagtatatttgtatatttaaagcgtagaaaataaaatatgtatatatatatatttgtatttttttagcgtagaaaacatatatatatatatatatatatattttgttaaaACTTAAttcaatcaaaatcaattcttccAAAATTTACCCCAACAGAAAGGATTTGGAAGGGAACATGAGAAAGTTTTCACTTGAAAGGTACCTTGTCCAAAAGTAAACATTTCTAGTGTTCAACCAGCATGGAAAGGGAGAACAGAACAAAATTCCAGTACTCCTGTAGTAGACTCAACATCCAGTTCTCTTTAAgtttagattaattttttttgaaaatatacaAAAAACTAATCATACATGGACATGTGTCATCACTTTTTGAAAAGAACCATGGTGCATTTGGATAAACATCTTAATCAAACATTTGACAAAAAACGCTTTAATATGCGAAATTTACTAAAATAAACTGAAAAAACGTTatgaataataatatatatatactcttATTTACAAGCTAATATGAATAGCTTATgtaaataagctcaaaataactTATAGTAAACCATAAACTATTTTACATTACATTTTCCAAAAACTTACAGAAGGGTTTACACTGTAAGATaaataaactcttccaaacaCTAAAGTGACAATTCTTAGAATtttgataaagaaaaagaagaaaagctaATTAGTAAAACCTGTAACAATAGCAGTGAGGCCACTTCCATCAATCCCTTGAGTAACCTCCTCTGCGGTTGAAGACCATAAAAACCCAGACGAAGAACACATGACTACTACTCCAATTATTTGAATTTCTCTGCTTTCTCTGCTTTCTTTGTTGTGTTAGTTGTGTTTGGATTAATTGCATGTTGGACTTATATAGTCACAGTTGCCGGCTCGTTGAATCCCAAAAATGATGACTATTGATTCAGTATCAACACACACTTTATTGGTCCAAGTGTGTGGTGTTTTTTTCAAGTCAACAAGCTAAGTGTTAGTGTGTGGTGTTTTCTTCTTGGTTTATGTTTTGGGTTcggcattttttattttttttattttgtttggcATATGCTATTACTGTACCCGGCCTGCACTCTCcttctctcttatttttttctccCCGTGTTATCTCTGGAGCAGAAGAACACCACTAACACCATTAACACATTTTGGCTCAGTGGTATAAGAATGGAGCAGTTTTTTTCAGAAGGTTATGTGTTTGGTTTTCGCGGCTGATGTGGGGTTGTATTGGTGGATGATTTATAAGTAAATTTGTAAGTAACATGTAGTTTCAGTAGCACGCCCTGACCCGTGGTGGTGACTGAAGTCAAACTCACCTAAACTTTattagtataaaaaaaaaagaacacaaCAAAAGCGGTGCGCAGAAATTTAGTTGGTATTTAGAGTAAAAGAAAATGTTTAGTGGCTGAATTCTTTTTTGTATTTAAAGTCGTAACCTTAAATTTTCATTCTCCAATTTAAATCTTTTTGAGTTCGATAATTGGATTtgtaaggaaaaacaaaaaccaaCTCTGTCCTAGAGAGAAAAcaccaaaaagaaaaactaaaagaGCCAAAACCAAACACTTGTACCAAATCCAAAAGCAACATAAAATACACCAACGCTCAAGACGGCCACTGCTCCTTCAATTCCTCTGCAAGGCCTCAAATAGCCTCTTCGTCACTAGCATCAACCTCCAACCCCAGAAACTTGTCAAGAAGCCACGCCTTCTTGGCTCGCGTGAAATAACCACAAAACATAACACTACCCGGAACCAACAGTGCAGGAGAAATAGGTGGCGTGGCCACACCAGAAACATAACGGACTTAGGACTTCTCTTGATATTTGTAGGACGCCCGCGCCTACAAGGTTTGGGGGTAGGAGCTCTTAGATTCTGGTTATTGAGAAGACAAAGAACCTCCTCACACCAAGAGTCACCATCCTCCAAACCACCAAGAGCAGTAAAGAACCAGAAGAAACAGACTGCTGTGAGTAGCTAGCAACCACACCAACCTCACAAGTAAGGAAAACAACAGCAAACCTGTTGGGAACAGGATGGAAACCCGCAGAATTGCTCTGCCCCTCCCTGGCATCCCTCAAGCGAGGTTGAGCGATACGTACCAGTTGGCATAGTCGGACCATCCTCAAGACTTACAATACCGGTGACAATCGCTCCCGGATTAAgagaatctatatatatatatatatatgaaaagctcacttgagctataagtattaaatgcattaaataatgaagttaaacaaatttttattcaactttttttttaatttttaattagtaattgttaaacttttcaatttctcatattttaaataaaatattgatattatttaaattttaattattaatgagggaaaattttaagtaataataataattgaaattgactaactttacactaataacaatattacatagttaatagtaatttatacttctttctaattgtaaaactttctaattttttatatattaaaattaaaattaatttaataataattattcatcATAGGTTgaggaatttaaaaaaaaaaacttattactattttttacaccacctactaaaatgtaaaagtaaaagttactttgaacctttgtattagcattttcatttgtattaaataaattatattaaaaatgaataaaactgcctaagtcattagctatttaaacacctactaaaatgtataattaaattgaaattttgttataaatacaccaaaaaacaaaaaaaaattgtattatatacattaaactaaactaaaacctgatcaataatattttcaaattaattagttattcaactaccaactaaATTTCATGTTTGTTATATAAGGTAAAATAGAACATGACAAAAGACTCCTGAAACATAACTCTTTAGTTCTCTAAAAATGTGTGGAAAAATAAAAACGAAACAAGACACTCTAATAAACAAAAACTTCACTTTTATTTCAGGTAGGGAGGTTAATACGAGTTAGTGTAatgatttaataaaatatttaattagatacaaaaatatttcaaaatatatatattagtcatagtcatttattttttaatttaattctcataaaaaattcattaaatacattaagcagtaaaatcttCCTAGCTTTGTACTAAAATAAATGAAGCAATAGaaaatttctttgtaattaatatattaaataataaaataaaaaactgaaaaaaaatatattttcaagaGTAATTCAACTacctaaattgaataataatggtcataaactttaaaaattgacttgaatttcGCATTagggaaaaataacaaaaattaaacttgattaatgacaaaataatgttatcaataaataatttaggtaaaatagtttaaattttaaaatgacgctataaggtatttactattaactataacgtaacgttcaaaaaaatctacaacgtatgtgtgttttatttgaagaaacaatctcaatataattttatgatcttattatatattagtaaaaatgacTTTGAGCACgcttaatagagaaaaatagttATGATCGaagttgaataaatataaatttattacataattctt from Lotus japonicus ecotype B-129 chromosome 2, LjGifu_v1.2 includes:
- the LOC130738238 gene encoding short-chain dehydrogenase TIC 32, chloroplastic-like; this translates as MCSSSGFLWSSTAEEVTQGIDGSGLTAIVTGTTHGIGTETARVLALRGVHVIMGVRNMIAGKNLKEAIIKEIPTAKVEAMELDLSSMDSIRKFVSEFNSSGLPLNILINNAGICAAPFTLSKDNIELQFATNHLGHFLLTNLLLDTMRKTARESKKEGRIVNLSSDGHRYIYPEGISFDKINDESSYQRWKAYGQSKLANILHAYELGRRLKEEGVDITANSLHPGAIITGIVNLEVGLTMPAEMHTVLGKYEIKSVQQGAATTCYVALHPQVKGISGKYFSDINLAEPSSHGTDTELAKKLWDFSMKLTE